In Mauremys reevesii isolate NIE-2019 linkage group 9, ASM1616193v1, whole genome shotgun sequence, the genomic stretch TTCTGACACATACTTGTAAGGTCTCATAGGTGCTTTGTGTCACTCAGGGGGCTTAGAAAGGGGAGTTATCAAATCCTCCTTGGCTGGGTAAAGGCCCAAAGGCAGGAGGCCTTGGAAAAACCCCACAAACGATCATCAAAGCAGCAGAAGTGCCTGGGAGAGGAAGATCTGGCTCCCTGGATTCTTCATATCTGACAGCGGCTGAGATCAGTGATTAACAGATGTTTTTATTATTGCCTTTTCAGAGATTGGCTTCAGGCAATGGCCACTTCAGTGGGGACATTCCCAGCTGCTCTGTTGACTCCAACACCTGCTTTCCAGCTGACAGCAAATACCACCAGTGAAGGTGAGGAGAATTGCGTCTTCAATGAGGAGTTTAAATTCATCCTGCTGCCTGTGTCCTATGCGTTTGTCTTTGTGGTGGGGCTGCTGCTCAATTCCTGGGCCTTGTGGATGTTCATCTGTAAGATGAGACCCTGGAACGCCACCACCACCTACATGTTCAATCTGGCCGTCTCAGACACTCTGTATGTgctttctctccccaccctggtCTATTACTATGCTGACCGCAACAACTGGCCCTTTGGGGAGGGACTCTGCAAGATTGTGCGCTTCCTCTTCTATGCCAACCTATATTGTAGCATACTCTTCCTCACCTGCATCAGCGTGCACCGCTACGTGGGGATCTGCCACCCCATTCAGTCGCTTGGGTGGGTAAAGACCAAGCATGCCCGCCTCATTTGCGTGGGTGTGTGGTTCGTTGTCACCATCTGCCTCATACCCAACCTGATCTTTGTCACCACCAGCACCAGGGGCAACGACACCCTTTGCCATGACACCACCAAGCCCGAAGAGTTTGACCACTATGTGCACTACAGCTCCTCAATCATGGTCCTCCTCTTTGGCATCCCTTTTCTGGTGATTGTCGTGTGCTACAGCCTGATGGCTAAGAGACTTTGGAAACCCAGCCTATCCAGCTCCAACCAGAGCATCCCCTTCTACAAGAAACGCTCTATCAAGCTTATCATCATTGTAATCACAGTCTTTGCCATCTGCTTCCTACCCTTCCACATCACACGGACACTGTACTATACTGCCCGGCTCTTCCAAGCCAACTGCAGGACCCTCAACATCGTCAACTTCACCTACAAGATCACACGGCCTCTGGCCAGCATCAACAGCTGCATAGACCCCATCCTGTACTTCTTGGCTGGGGATAAGTACAGGGGAAGGCTGCGTCGGGCTGCGCTCAAAATGCCCAAATCTGAGAACCCATCTACTCTAGCCCTCGTCTCACAACTCAAGAAGAATGGCTTCTCCACCTCCCGAGGTGCCAGCTACTCCATGAATGATGCCTGAAAAAAGGGGGTGAAACTGACAGACAATGGAAGCAGCAAGGGGTATTGAAAGGGCTAGAGCCTGGGGAGCCAGTATGCATCTAGGCCAGAATGtgggaccagcattagggaagcCAGTAGAGTTGCTGGGTTAGTCTCACTCCACAATGGAGATCTTCTCCATCTCCTCCTAATCTCTGTG encodes the following:
- the P2RY4 gene encoding P2Y purinoceptor 4 translates to MATSVGTFPAALLTPTPAFQLTANTTSEGEENCVFNEEFKFILLPVSYAFVFVVGLLLNSWALWMFICKMRPWNATTTYMFNLAVSDTLYVLSLPTLVYYYADRNNWPFGEGLCKIVRFLFYANLYCSILFLTCISVHRYVGICHPIQSLGWVKTKHARLICVGVWFVVTICLIPNLIFVTTSTRGNDTLCHDTTKPEEFDHYVHYSSSIMVLLFGIPFLVIVVCYSLMAKRLWKPSLSSSNQSIPFYKKRSIKLIIIVITVFAICFLPFHITRTLYYTARLFQANCRTLNIVNFTYKITRPLASINSCIDPILYFLAGDKYRGRLRRAALKMPKSENPSTLALVSQLKKNGFSTSRGASYSMNDA